AACCGCGTTGAGCCTAATCTGCCGGCGGACCGGCCGGTTGTCCTGCTGGATTACCCCGCCCCGGCCGCCGCCCTGGCCCGGCTGAAACCGGACGACCGGCGCCTGGCCGAGCGCTGGGAATTGTACCTGGCCGGCATAGAGATCGCCAATGCCTTTACCGAATTAACCGACGCGGCCGAACAGCGCGCAAGGTTTGAGGAATGCGCCCAGAAACGCCGTGTCTTCGGCAAAGAGGTTTATGAGGTTGACGCTGAATTTATGGCCGCGCTGGAAAAAGGCCTGCCCCCCTCGGCCGGGGTCGCGCTCGGTTTTGACCGCCTGGCCATGCTCTTTGCCGGCGTTGATTCCCTGGATAAAGCGCTTCCTTTCCGGTGAATTGCGGAATTATTTTGTTTCATTGACACGCGCTTGAAAATTGCCTATCAATTCACATCATTTCCCGCGCCAAACGATTGCCGGAGACCGGCAGCCGGACCGGCGCTTGCAAAAGCCATTGCGGTCGCGCATAACTGAAAAGGTCAAAAATGTGTTTTAACGGAACAATTTAAAATGTTCAAACCGCACTATGTCAGACCTGTTTACCCCCGGCGCCCGGAGGCGCCGGCCGGCCCGCTTGAAAAAACCTCCTTCACCTTCAAACTCACCGAGGCGCAGCAGATTATCATGAGCGATCTCCTGACAAAGGGAAATTACCGGCCGATTCAAATCCCCTACACCATTGCCGCGGCGGAAACGGACGAATACAAGGTGGCCATTTACCAGAGCGGCAAATGCCTCGTGCAGGGAAAGGGGGCGAAGGATTTTGTCCAGTTCATTCTGGAACCGAAGGTGCTCGGCCAGGCCGGGACGGGTTACGAAGAAGAGCTGAAACCCGAGCAGTTTGAAGCGCATATCGGCGTGGATGAAAGCGGCAAGGGCGATTATTTCGGACCGCTCGTTATCGCGGCCGCCTATGTGGACAAAACGCTCGCGAAAAGCATGCTGGCGCGCGGAGTCAAAGACAGCAAGAACGTATCCAGCGACAAGCGCATTGTTGAGCTGGCCGGCCAAATCCGCAAAATGCTCGGGAAACGCTTCAGCATCGTTGTTATCGGCGCGCAGGCCTACAACCGGCTTTACGGAAAGATGAAAAACGTCAATCTGGTGCTGGCGTGGGGGCACGCCCGCGCGATTGAAAACATACTGGCCAATGTTCCGGAATGCCCGCGCGCCATTTCTGATCAATTCGGCCATAAACATCTCATTGAAAAAGCCTTAATGGCCAAGGGCCGAAAAATCGTCCTGCAGCAGCGCCATAAGGCCGAGTCCGACGTGGCCGTGGCGGCCGCCTCCATCCTGGCGCGCGAGGCCTTTTTGCTGGGGCTCCGCAAAATGCAGGAGCAATACCATCAGCGTTTTCCGAAAGGCGCCTCGGCGCAGACGCTGGAAGCGGCCAAACAGCTTGTGGATAAGAACGGCCCGGACGTTCTCCGGCAGACGGCCAAATGCCATTTCAAGACCACGGACGCCATCCTGGGCGCCGGCGGGATGAAGCGGCTCATGGCGGCGGCGCAGCAACCAGCTTCTGCAGAAAGACCGGCGGACGGATGATTTTGAGGTCCGCGGAAACGCAGGCGTGGACCGTGTAACCGGTAACGATCAGGTCGTTCCCGCGGAAGACCTCATATTCAACGCGCAACCGAACGCCCTTGATTTCGCAGCGCGAAACGATTTTTAACTCATCGTCGTAGTGCGCCGGCGTCTTGTATGCGCAGTGCGCTTCCACCACCGGCAGGAAAACCCCCTGTTTTTCCAGCTCGCCGTAAGGCAGGCCCGTTTCTCTCAGCATTGCGGCGCGCGCCATTTCAAAATACACAAGATAATTCGCGTAATAGACAAACCGCATCTGGTCGGTGTGGGCATAAGGAACACGGACAAAATACTTGAAGATTTTTGCTTCGCTCATGTTTTGGTTACTCCCGCCCCGGTTGTTTTTTTATGATTTTTTTTCGCAACATGCCTTTCACGAAATGCTTCAAATCATAATAATAAAAGGGAATGTTCATCCAAAAGCGGTAATCCCGGCCGAAGGATGCCATGTATCTGGCAA
Above is a genomic segment from Kiritimatiellia bacterium containing:
- the rnhC gene encoding ribonuclease HIII yields the protein MFKPHYVRPVYPRRPEAPAGPLEKTSFTFKLTEAQQIIMSDLLTKGNYRPIQIPYTIAAAETDEYKVAIYQSGKCLVQGKGAKDFVQFILEPKVLGQAGTGYEEELKPEQFEAHIGVDESGKGDYFGPLVIAAAYVDKTLAKSMLARGVKDSKNVSSDKRIVELAGQIRKMLGKRFSIVVIGAQAYNRLYGKMKNVNLVLAWGHARAIENILANVPECPRAISDQFGHKHLIEKALMAKGRKIVLQQRHKAESDVAVAAASILAREAFLLGLRKMQEQYHQRFPKGASAQTLEAAKQLVDKNGPDVLRQTAKCHFKTTDAILGAGGMKRLMAAAQQPASAERPADG
- a CDS encoding thioesterase family protein, translating into MSEAKIFKYFVRVPYAHTDQMRFVYYANYLVYFEMARAAMLRETGLPYGELEKQGVFLPVVEAHCAYKTPAHYDDELKIVSRCEIKGVRLRVEYEVFRGNDLIVTGYTVHACVSADLKIIRPPVFLQKLVAAPPP